A single window of Spirochaeta isovalerica DNA harbors:
- a CDS encoding glycoside hydrolase family 3 protein produces MDKDLLKKAGRMLVCGFDGLEPGEHARTAARELLIGHWILFARNIRDHEQVAELNKWLARETRSNNGSTPFITIDQEGGIVSRLHGDLNTYPGAMALAAAGGPEISGRAARITAEHLHSLGFNVNLAPVADINSNPQNPIVGPRSFGDDPEAVSQHIISTSRGYLEGGILPVVKHFPGHGDTSEDSHKSLPLLPHPAHTLQNRELIPFIQAIEADIPAIMVAHLLVPALSSIDLPASLNADIIQGLLRRTMGFDGLIMTDCLEMQGISLYYDTGEAVLKAVKAGADLCFISHTLEEQEKGVKALYDGIKSGTISESRIDESLQRQQRIMMKNLPGQWEDGISIPGWSGRLPDPEMENLSRKSLTLLKNTNFLPSSGLEDFPGFQILYFVRPEQFIGENTVSGGDPLDRVEKAFPESRFRRIPSDRAEEELRRRPLALQGVEKLLVLTCDTGFYPDAVSFIQEQINGPLPVGVAVMRTPYEAGHFKGADFLLLGYENTRLAADSLVALLKGEITAEGTCPVSIL; encoded by the coding sequence ATGGATAAAGATCTACTGAAAAAAGCAGGACGAATGCTTGTATGCGGTTTCGACGGACTTGAACCGGGAGAGCATGCCAGAACGGCTGCCCGGGAATTACTGATTGGACACTGGATACTTTTTGCAAGGAATATCCGGGATCACGAACAGGTGGCGGAGCTCAACAAGTGGCTTGCCAGAGAGACCCGCAGCAATAATGGCAGCACGCCTTTTATAACAATCGATCAGGAGGGAGGTATCGTCAGCCGGCTCCATGGTGATCTTAACACTTATCCGGGAGCGATGGCCCTCGCGGCTGCCGGCGGTCCTGAAATCAGTGGAAGAGCTGCCAGAATTACGGCAGAACACCTCCACAGCCTCGGTTTTAATGTCAATCTCGCTCCGGTCGCAGATATAAACAGCAATCCTCAGAATCCGATTGTCGGCCCCCGCAGCTTCGGGGATGATCCGGAAGCTGTGTCGCAGCATATTATATCCACGAGCCGTGGCTATCTCGAGGGGGGGATTCTCCCTGTTGTGAAACACTTCCCCGGCCATGGCGACACATCGGAAGATTCCCACAAATCACTTCCCCTTCTACCCCATCCGGCACATACCCTTCAGAACCGGGAATTAATTCCTTTTATACAGGCAATTGAAGCAGACATACCGGCGATCATGGTAGCCCATCTTCTTGTGCCGGCTCTTTCATCAATCGATCTGCCTGCTTCGCTTAATGCTGATATTATTCAGGGATTACTTCGCAGAACAATGGGATTCGACGGGCTGATCATGACCGATTGCCTGGAAATGCAGGGAATATCACTCTATTACGATACAGGAGAAGCCGTTCTGAAAGCTGTAAAAGCCGGCGCGGATCTCTGCTTTATTTCCCATACCCTGGAAGAACAGGAAAAAGGAGTAAAGGCCCTTTACGATGGAATAAAATCGGGAACGATATCCGAGTCCAGGATAGATGAAAGCCTCCAAAGACAGCAGAGAATCATGATGAAAAACCTTCCCGGACAGTGGGAAGACGGGATTTCTATTCCCGGATGGTCGGGCCGATTGCCCGATCCCGAAATGGAGAATCTCAGCCGGAAAAGCCTGACGCTTCTGAAAAACACCAATTTCCTACCCTCATCAGGTCTTGAAGATTTCCCCGGATTCCAGATTCTATATTTCGTCCGTCCCGAACAGTTTATCGGAGAAAACACCGTCTCCGGAGGTGATCCTCTGGATCGGGTAGAGAAAGCTTTTCCCGAAAGCCGTTTCAGACGGATTCCCTCAGACAGGGCTGAAGAAGAATTGCGCCGCCGCCCCCTCGCATTGCAAGGGGTTGAGAAACTTCTGGTTCTCACCTGCGATACGGGATTTTATCCCGATGCGGTCAGCTTCATTCAAGAACAGATTAACGGACCACTTCCAGTCGGTGTCGCCGTAATGCGCACCCCCTATGAAGCCGGTCATTTCAAAGGGGCAGATTTCTTGCTCCTCGGTTATGAGAACACACGCCTGGCAGCAGACAGCCTCGTTGCTCTTCTCAAAGGAGAAATCACAGCTGAAGGAACATGCCCCGTTTCTATTTTATAA
- a CDS encoding helix-turn-helix domain-containing protein has translation MILAEKIIRLRKKLGWSQEDLAEKINVSRQSVSKWESAASIPDLNKIILLADLFGVSTDFLIKDELEETDTVGEDKEPGIFKVTLEEAVEYAEKKIEQSRYISIGVLISIYSVVPLIFLLGLSSGEGALIGSDAAVAFGLVSIFVAISIAISFFLRSNGFNSRFTRIDEGNFELSYGVRGVFSEKLEQMQGTYSIRLSIYISMIIVSAVPLVIVSVFGQSQTVVLLMLVLMLVMVGAAVYLLIPCVTENSAYNLILGEGDFSPVKRDQTRRSEKLGAFYWPLVTAIYIGWSLWTHAWGITWIIWPVAGIAFAGLVGLMGLFSKE, from the coding sequence ATGATATTAGCTGAAAAAATTATTCGCTTGAGAAAGAAGCTCGGTTGGTCACAGGAAGATCTGGCTGAGAAAATTAATGTTTCCAGACAATCCGTTTCAAAATGGGAAAGCGCCGCCAGCATTCCGGATCTGAATAAAATAATTCTGCTGGCAGATCTGTTCGGAGTCTCCACAGATTTCCTTATCAAAGATGAACTTGAGGAAACCGATACAGTCGGAGAAGACAAAGAACCGGGAATCTTTAAAGTTACTCTGGAAGAAGCTGTCGAATACGCAGAGAAGAAAATCGAACAATCGCGCTACATTTCCATAGGCGTCCTGATAAGCATCTACTCGGTCGTTCCATTGATTTTTCTCCTGGGCCTGTCCAGCGGCGAGGGGGCTCTTATCGGTTCAGATGCGGCTGTGGCATTCGGGCTTGTTTCGATCTTTGTCGCTATTTCAATCGCGATCAGTTTCTTTTTGAGAAGCAATGGCTTTAACAGTCGTTTCACCCGCATCGATGAAGGGAATTTTGAGCTGTCCTACGGTGTCCGGGGCGTCTTCTCGGAAAAACTCGAGCAGATGCAGGGGACATATAGCATACGATTATCCATTTATATTTCCATGATTATCGTCAGCGCAGTTCCTCTGGTCATTGTCAGCGTATTCGGTCAGTCGCAAACGGTTGTACTTCTGATGCTGGTACTTATGCTCGTTATGGTCGGCGCCGCCGTTTATCTGCTGATTCCCTGTGTAACCGAAAACAGCGCATACAATCTGATTCTCGGCGAAGGGGATTTCTCTCCGGTCAAACGGGATCAAACCAGAAGATCTGAAAAACTCGGTGCATTCTACTGGCCTCTGGTAACGGCAATTTACATCGGGTGGAGCCTCTGGACCCATGCATGGGGCATTACCTGGATAATCTGGCCTGTCGCCGGGATCGCTTTTGCCGGTCTCGTCGGACTGATGGGGTTGTTTTCAAAGGAATGA
- a CDS encoding DNA-deoxyinosine glycosylase, whose translation MSEVLQSFAPVVSQNSQILILGSMPGAESLRMQQYYAHRRNQFWKILFDLFEEDYVESYSERINFLTDHRVAVWDVFKYCERKGSLDQNIRNEILNDFPSFLSLYEGIVKIYCNGRKSYESFRRNYPELAEKYLCEALPSTSPAYVMKYGEKLEKWAVLKEYLS comes from the coding sequence ATGTCGGAAGTGCTTCAATCTTTTGCTCCTGTCGTCTCGCAGAATTCCCAAATCCTTATTCTGGGGTCCATGCCCGGAGCTGAATCGCTCAGAATGCAGCAGTATTACGCGCACCGGAGAAACCAGTTCTGGAAAATCCTTTTTGATCTTTTCGAAGAAGACTATGTTGAGAGCTATTCCGAACGCATTAATTTTCTTACGGACCATAGAGTCGCTGTTTGGGATGTGTTTAAATATTGTGAAAGAAAGGGGAGCCTGGATCAGAATATCCGGAATGAGATTCTAAATGATTTTCCTTCCTTTTTAAGTTTGTATGAAGGAATCGTAAAAATATATTGCAACGGCAGGAAATCCTATGAGAGCTTCCGTCGGAATTATCCTGAATTAGCTGAAAAATATTTATGTGAAGCGCTTCCTTCGACGAGTCCGGCTTATGTTATGAAATATGGAGAAAAGCTCGAAAAATGGGCGGTTCTTAAAGAGTATCTCAGTTGA
- a CDS encoding arsenic resistance protein gives MWKVLKFLKEHLVYTIPVFMVLGFVAGLLFDVTFLKSTILFLTFLMVYPMMVNLQVKKLFVRGDNKPVVAAQLINFIFIPLVSFGLGKIFFAEEPMMIMGMLLIGLIPTSGMTISWTGFAKGNLNGAIKIQTSGMILGAILAPLYIQFLLGAKVEVPMMSMFIQIFSIVILPLVLGVFTRFLIVKKVGEEKYNRKIKMKFPLISTLGLFLMIFAAMALRAKAIYNNPQILLHVIVPIVLFYIINFLFSIFVGKSLFDFKNQSPVIFGTAIRNLSIALAIAMNVFGKNGADMALLISVAYIVQVEFAALYVKKVAAPAAARFEIVKVPG, from the coding sequence ATGTGGAAAGTTTTAAAATTTCTTAAGGAACATCTGGTATATACTATACCGGTATTTATGGTCCTCGGTTTTGTTGCCGGGCTTCTGTTTGATGTTACCTTTCTGAAAAGTACTATTCTTTTTCTGACGTTCCTGATGGTATACCCCATGATGGTCAATCTTCAGGTAAAAAAGCTCTTTGTAAGAGGAGATAACAAGCCGGTTGTGGCAGCGCAGCTGATCAATTTTATTTTTATCCCTCTGGTTTCTTTCGGCCTGGGAAAAATCTTTTTCGCAGAAGAACCGATGATGATTATGGGAATGCTTCTTATCGGTCTGATTCCCACTTCGGGCATGACCATATCCTGGACAGGCTTCGCCAAAGGGAACCTGAACGGCGCCATTAAAATCCAGACCAGCGGCATGATACTCGGCGCGATACTGGCGCCGCTCTACATACAGTTCCTCCTGGGAGCGAAAGTTGAAGTTCCCATGATGTCCATGTTTATACAAATCTTTTCTATCGTTATTCTTCCGCTTGTTCTCGGAGTCTTTACGAGATTTCTCATTGTGAAAAAAGTGGGAGAAGAGAAATATAACAGGAAAATAAAAATGAAATTTCCTCTGATTTCGACTCTGGGATTGTTTCTTATGATTTTTGCCGCCATGGCCTTAAGGGCAAAAGCCATATACAACAATCCGCAGATACTTCTTCATGTGATTGTTCCCATCGTTCTTTTCTATATAATCAATTTTCTCTTTTCCATATTTGTCGGCAAAAGTCTTTTCGATTTTAAAAATCAGAGTCCGGTCATTTTCGGAACGGCTATCAGGAATCTTTCCATAGCCCTGGCTATTGCCATGAACGTATTCGGAAAGAACGGAGCCGATATGGCGCTGCTGATTTCAGTCGCCTATATCGTTCAGGTTGAGTTTGCGGCTCTGTATGTCAAAAAGGTGGCCGCACCCGCTGCCGCCAGGTTTGAAATTGTAAAAGTTCCCGGATAA
- the lspA gene encoding signal peptidase II, whose amino-acid sequence MNKNMQRSLTMVLPAFLIAADQISKKLIVDNIAVNSIGYSFWNDFLWIVHVKNLGIAFSMGDSVPNFVRIILFIIIPLIVMAGLVVYILRANGITVLQRWLMAGILGGGVGNLIDRIFRPDGVVDFVSVKFYGLFGMERFPVFNVADSSIVVFGILLLITFALEGKNKHEQET is encoded by the coding sequence GTGAATAAAAATATGCAGAGAAGCCTGACAATGGTTCTGCCGGCTTTTCTTATCGCAGCCGATCAGATCAGTAAAAAACTGATTGTAGACAACATTGCTGTCAATTCCATTGGATATTCCTTCTGGAACGATTTTCTGTGGATCGTCCATGTAAAAAATCTCGGTATTGCATTCAGTATGGGAGACTCTGTTCCCAATTTCGTCAGAATCATACTTTTTATTATTATTCCCCTGATCGTTATGGCCGGGCTGGTTGTTTATATACTCCGTGCCAATGGCATAACGGTTTTACAGCGGTGGCTGATGGCGGGAATCCTAGGCGGTGGAGTTGGAAATCTCATTGACCGCATCTTCCGTCCCGACGGAGTGGTGGACTTTGTCAGCGTGAAATTCTACGGTTTGTTCGGAATGGAGCGGTTTCCCGTTTTCAATGTAGCCGATTCATCAATTGTCGTCTTCGGCATTCTCCTGCTTATAACTTTTGCCTTGGAAGGAAAAAATAAACATGAACAAGAAACTTAA
- a CDS encoding Nif3-like dinuclear metal center hexameric protein: MNVEEFDKWVRNILNINEMAGRDASLNGLQVGRTEKELKKIAFAVDASMESFRRASESGADMLFVHHGLYWGRVIPVTGDFYRRMEILIKNDLALYAAHLPLDMHEELGNNAGMAKALGLKSLEPFGAYKGVHIGWKGEFETPQTRDEITARLFGSWEESVRVLPFGKDEIRTVALISGSASHDLDQAIEAGADLYLTGEAGHVLYHAALEAGINVICGGHYATEVYGVKLLAEKIKRELSIETEFIDIPTGL; the protein is encoded by the coding sequence ATGAACGTAGAAGAATTTGATAAATGGGTAAGAAATATTTTAAATATCAATGAAATGGCCGGTCGCGATGCTTCTTTGAACGGGCTTCAGGTGGGAAGAACAGAAAAGGAGTTGAAGAAAATCGCTTTTGCCGTTGACGCATCTATGGAGAGTTTCCGCCGGGCTTCAGAGTCGGGAGCCGATATGCTATTCGTTCATCACGGCCTGTACTGGGGCCGTGTCATTCCCGTAACCGGCGATTTTTACAGACGGATGGAAATTCTGATCAAAAATGATCTGGCCCTTTATGCCGCTCATCTTCCTCTGGATATGCATGAGGAACTCGGCAACAATGCCGGAATGGCTAAAGCTCTTGGGTTGAAATCCCTCGAGCCCTTCGGTGCCTACAAAGGCGTTCATATCGGATGGAAGGGGGAATTCGAAACGCCTCAGACCCGCGATGAAATTACGGCCCGTCTTTTCGGAAGCTGGGAGGAGAGTGTCAGAGTGCTGCCATTCGGAAAGGATGAAATCCGCACCGTCGCTCTCATATCCGGAAGCGCTTCCCATGATCTCGATCAGGCGATTGAAGCCGGCGCGGACTTATATCTTACCGGAGAGGCCGGGCATGTTCTGTATCATGCCGCTCTGGAAGCGGGAATCAACGTGATCTGCGGGGGCCACTATGCAACGGAAGTCTATGGTGTTAAACTACTGGCTGAAAAGATAAAGCGGGAATTGTCCATAGAAACGGAGTTCATCGATATTCCTACCGGACTTTAA
- a CDS encoding Lon protease family protein translates to MNRNIKELSYDDLKLTVDIPDHDKTSVDTGSWGIIGQPRALKALKMGIEIKAKGYNLFVSGDPGTGRKTATMQILKEHSRKTSPLKDIAYVYNFDKPENPKVLYFPEGSASRFKKKMKGLVEKLKSIIEENLSEETYKSERDRQITQIESRENRILSEFEDRLVEAGFRTIQVPDEENEEALTDLVPLYNDEAVTFEELQTFVTAGTITEEQWQAIRERYYYFMDEMKNIFSSIKREREQMEKDLRKSAEEAVRKSIAGELRKIRKSWTLPEVREYLRDMEKDVIQFHSLLIDENAEEEMGDLLSERYDVNIIVEHSKEDQLPVLTENHPTDANLFGTIETSVDLSGEGRTSFMMIRSGSLISASGGFLILQAEDILKNDELWNGLKRVLQTGQVEVRGQQSPLGIPMTNMKPEPVRIDTKVIIIGPADLYFTLSQLDSDFIKHFKISAEFDSDMERNNSTIGEYTGFIHNLIKKEELRSIDDDGILEVCQYGIKLSDRRDRLSTRFSLISDLLRESDYWAAREGKDLIDRNSVIRAIREKNYILNLPEEKLDDQINRGVILIDREGEAIGAVNGLVVFDRGYHSFGLPVRITASAGPGKGGVINIEREAGLSGNIHDKGMFILEGFVRKRFGNTYPLSFTSSICMEQSYTGVDGDSASAAELFCLVSEISEVPLRQDLAVTGSINQLGHIQPVGGVSEKIEGFFTVCSKNGLTGTQGVIIPESNRDNLLLPSRILEAVKEGNFHIYTMRTVDDGLALLTGMKTGEKGGQGRYPEDSLNGRIDEKLREFSRLSREEK, encoded by the coding sequence ATGAATAGAAATATAAAAGAACTTTCCTACGACGATCTGAAACTGACAGTTGATATTCCCGATCATGACAAAACTTCGGTTGATACGGGCAGCTGGGGAATAATCGGTCAGCCAAGAGCCCTGAAAGCCCTCAAGATGGGAATTGAAATAAAAGCAAAAGGCTACAATCTCTTTGTCTCCGGGGACCCCGGCACAGGCAGAAAAACAGCTACCATGCAAATCCTGAAAGAGCACAGCAGAAAAACATCTCCCCTGAAAGATATAGCTTATGTATACAATTTCGATAAACCGGAAAATCCAAAAGTGCTCTATTTCCCGGAAGGGTCGGCTTCGCGATTTAAGAAGAAAATGAAAGGGCTGGTGGAGAAGCTCAAATCCATCATTGAGGAGAACCTCTCTGAAGAGACATATAAAAGCGAAAGGGACAGACAGATAACTCAGATCGAAAGCCGGGAGAACCGGATCCTTTCCGAATTTGAAGACAGGCTTGTCGAGGCGGGATTTCGCACCATTCAGGTTCCCGATGAAGAGAACGAGGAAGCGCTGACAGATCTGGTTCCGCTTTATAACGATGAAGCTGTGACTTTTGAAGAACTGCAAACTTTCGTAACCGCCGGCACCATTACCGAAGAGCAGTGGCAGGCTATCCGCGAGCGCTACTACTACTTCATGGATGAAATGAAGAACATCTTCTCATCCATAAAGAGAGAACGGGAACAGATGGAAAAAGACCTGCGCAAATCCGCCGAGGAAGCCGTCCGAAAGAGCATTGCCGGTGAGCTGCGGAAAATCCGGAAATCCTGGACTTTGCCGGAGGTCAGAGAATATCTGAGGGATATGGAAAAAGATGTGATCCAGTTCCACAGCCTTCTCATCGATGAAAACGCCGAAGAGGAAATGGGAGATCTGCTCTCCGAACGATACGATGTCAATATCATTGTTGAGCACAGCAAAGAAGATCAGCTGCCGGTTCTGACGGAAAATCATCCTACCGATGCCAATCTTTTCGGTACCATTGAAACATCTGTGGATTTGAGCGGAGAGGGACGGACTTCCTTCATGATGATCCGGAGCGGTTCTCTGATTTCAGCCTCGGGAGGTTTTCTCATCCTCCAGGCCGAAGACATATTGAAAAACGATGAGCTGTGGAACGGTTTGAAAAGGGTTCTCCAAACCGGACAGGTCGAAGTCAGGGGGCAGCAGTCTCCTTTAGGCATTCCCATGACAAATATGAAGCCGGAACCTGTCAGGATCGACACAAAGGTGATAATTATCGGGCCGGCGGATCTCTATTTTACTCTGTCCCAGCTGGACAGCGATTTCATCAAGCATTTTAAAATCAGCGCGGAATTCGATTCCGACATGGAACGCAACAATTCGACGATCGGCGAGTACACCGGTTTTATCCACAACCTCATTAAAAAGGAAGAATTGCGGTCTATAGACGACGACGGGATTCTGGAAGTATGCCAGTACGGCATTAAACTTTCCGACAGAAGAGACCGCCTGAGCACAAGGTTCTCACTTATATCCGACCTGCTGCGCGAGTCTGATTACTGGGCGGCCCGGGAGGGAAAGGACCTGATCGATAGAAACTCTGTCATCAGAGCCATAAGAGAAAAGAACTACATACTGAACCTGCCGGAAGAGAAGCTGGATGACCAGATAAACAGAGGGGTTATTCTCATAGACAGAGAGGGAGAAGCCATAGGCGCCGTAAACGGGCTGGTCGTATTTGACAGAGGATATCACTCCTTCGGTTTGCCGGTCCGGATTACCGCATCAGCGGGTCCGGGCAAGGGAGGTGTCATTAATATTGAAAGGGAAGCCGGTCTTTCCGGAAACATTCACGACAAGGGCATGTTCATTCTCGAAGGTTTTGTAAGAAAGCGTTTCGGCAATACCTACCCGCTCTCCTTCACGTCGTCCATTTGCATGGAACAATCATATACAGGAGTTGACGGGGATTCGGCTTCGGCAGCGGAATTATTCTGTCTTGTCTCTGAAATATCAGAGGTCCCTCTCCGCCAGGACCTTGCCGTGACTGGATCGATAAATCAGCTCGGCCATATTCAGCCGGTCGGGGGAGTCTCTGAAAAAATCGAGGGATTTTTTACGGTTTGCAGCAAGAACGGCTTAACGGGAACCCAGGGAGTTATCATACCGGAAAGCAACAGGGACAACCTTTTATTGCCTTCGCGTATTCTGGAAGCGGTCAAAGAGGGAAACTTCCACATCTACACAATGAGAACTGTCGATGACGGACTGGCTTTGCTGACAGGCATGAAAACAGGAGAGAAAGGCGGGCAGGGAAGATATCCCGAAGATTCTCTGAACGGCAGAATCGATGAAAAACTGAGAGAATTCAGCCGTCTGAGCCGTGAAGAGAAGTAA
- a CDS encoding HDOD domain-containing protein: MALNIDREKIIRAVRQSIPLAITTYKLPHETEMDLENVLGMFLKEMDQDMLKDRLAYRLRELAVNAKKANTKRVYFEDKGLDLANKEQYEEGMRNFKEETFNNLDYYLNLQKEKGLYIKIIFHSRGKKFKISIKNNVEINRKEQMRIYDRIARSRAFDSMEEAFAEVLDDSEGAGLGIVILILMLRKMGLDEESFEIEGENGVTTASITIPMGEVHLEKLELLTRQIVDEIEALPQFPDNIVHLQKLINDPDSEIAEIARRIATDPSLTADLLKTVNSAQFMLPNKVDNIADAVKMVGLRGLKNLLYSYGTEKILNFPEKKELWEHAHRTAYYSYNLARNRRLKKEMVDDAYIGGILHDMGKIVFSNVHPMLIERIQEFSTEKEIPGELFERLSAGYNHAEVGAKIAEKWNFPDSLVAAIGYHHNPEASPADYKPLVYTIYLANAICNLEKKEISFDQLDEKVLAFFRISNESQIKHIMTRLSKDFENERSKI; encoded by the coding sequence GTGGCTCTTAATATCGACAGAGAAAAAATCATTCGAGCTGTAAGACAGTCTATCCCATTGGCAATTACAACATACAAACTGCCCCATGAAACGGAAATGGATCTGGAAAATGTTCTGGGTATGTTTCTGAAGGAAATGGATCAGGATATGCTGAAGGACCGTCTGGCCTACCGTCTGAGAGAGCTGGCTGTCAATGCCAAGAAAGCCAATACGAAAAGGGTTTACTTTGAGGACAAAGGTCTCGACCTCGCCAATAAAGAGCAGTATGAAGAAGGAATGCGGAACTTCAAGGAAGAGACTTTCAACAATCTCGATTACTACCTGAACCTGCAGAAGGAAAAGGGTCTGTACATTAAGATAATTTTCCACAGCCGCGGCAAAAAATTTAAAATATCCATCAAGAACAACGTTGAAATCAACAGAAAGGAGCAAATGAGGATTTACGACCGTATCGCCCGATCAAGAGCTTTCGACTCCATGGAAGAAGCTTTCGCCGAAGTTCTTGATGATTCGGAAGGAGCCGGACTGGGAATCGTCATCCTCATACTCATGCTGAGAAAAATGGGTCTCGATGAAGAATCTTTTGAGATCGAAGGCGAAAACGGCGTAACAACAGCATCCATAACCATACCCATGGGCGAAGTTCACCTTGAAAAACTTGAACTCCTTACCAGGCAGATCGTCGATGAAATTGAAGCCCTTCCCCAGTTCCCCGATAATATCGTTCATCTGCAGAAACTGATTAACGACCCGGACTCGGAAATTGCTGAAATAGCCCGCCGGATCGCGACAGACCCGTCGCTGACAGCGGATCTGTTGAAAACCGTAAACTCAGCGCAATTTATGCTTCCCAACAAAGTGGACAACATCGCCGACGCTGTAAAAATGGTCGGCCTCCGCGGTTTGAAAAACCTGCTCTACAGCTATGGAACGGAAAAGATATTGAACTTCCCCGAAAAGAAAGAGCTTTGGGAGCATGCGCACAGAACAGCATATTATTCTTATAACCTGGCCAGAAACAGACGGCTGAAGAAAGAAATGGTCGACGACGCCTATATCGGCGGCATCCTCCACGATATGGGAAAAATCGTGTTTTCCAATGTTCACCCCATGCTGATTGAACGGATACAGGAGTTTTCTACGGAAAAAGAGATTCCCGGAGAACTCTTCGAAAGGCTGTCAGCCGGTTACAATCATGCGGAAGTGGGCGCCAAGATCGCCGAGAAATGGAACTTCCCTGATTCTCTTGTCGCCGCGATCGGGTATCACCACAACCCGGAAGCGAGTCCGGCTGACTACAAGCCGCTTGTCTACACGATTTACCTGGCCAATGCCATATGTAATCTTGAGAAAAAAGAGATAAGCTTTGACCAGCTCGATGAAAAGGTGCTGGCTTTCTTCAGGATATCCAATGAAAGTCAGATAAAACACATTATGACCAGGCTTTCCAAAGATTTCGAAAACGAAAGATCAAAGATTTAG
- a CDS encoding glutaredoxin family protein, whose protein sequence is MTVKIYSTPTCSYCNIAKKYFREHNIKFTDYNVMINPKRAQEMVDKSGQRGVPVIDINGKIIVGFNQTEIERSLKR, encoded by the coding sequence ATGACAGTTAAAATATACTCTACTCCCACTTGTTCATACTGCAATATCGCAAAAAAATATTTCCGTGAACACAATATAAAATTCACTGATTACAATGTAATGATCAACCCTAAAAGAGCCCAGGAGATGGTCGACAAGTCAGGACAGCGCGGAGTTCCCGTCATTGATATAAACGGAAAGATTATAGTCGGGTTCAATCAGACTGAAATAGAAAGAAGCCTTAAAAGGTAA
- a CDS encoding TrmH family RNA methyltransferase, which yields MITLRKLASLKDDTRRRKFPLLLQGFEENLKSGGSINRVYLAGLADMILRDRFYEEKVHKACRSLISALETEGKEDTLLWSCNSLRYKLQSAVGAEPGDWDFLPSKNEAARSERVSGELYLYLDGVRSPFNVGSIFRSAESFGIKEIILSEETCSPDHRRAKRSSMGCTDILPWSYGKLDDLVHPLFALELGGTALESFPFPEKGTLIIGSEELGVSPASLDAADSSLGRVSIRTGGLKGSINVSVATGIALQKWFNTFTF from the coding sequence ATGATTACTCTCAGGAAACTGGCATCTCTTAAAGACGATACGAGGAGAAGGAAATTTCCTCTGCTTCTTCAGGGATTTGAAGAGAACCTGAAATCCGGCGGGTCAATAAACAGGGTTTATCTCGCGGGACTGGCTGATATGATTCTCAGAGATCGTTTTTATGAAGAAAAAGTTCATAAAGCCTGCCGAAGTTTAATATCCGCTCTGGAAACAGAAGGGAAAGAAGACACTCTTTTATGGTCGTGCAATTCCCTCCGGTATAAGCTGCAAAGTGCTGTCGGAGCGGAACCCGGGGACTGGGATTTTCTTCCTTCGAAAAATGAGGCGGCCCGTTCGGAACGGGTCTCAGGTGAGCTCTATCTTTATCTGGATGGAGTCCGCTCTCCCTTTAATGTCGGATCGATTTTCCGTTCAGCCGAGTCTTTCGGCATTAAAGAGATTATCCTGTCGGAAGAAACCTGTTCTCCCGATCACAGAAGGGCAAAAAGAAGCTCCATGGGCTGTACCGATATTTTGCCATGGAGCTATGGGAAATTAGATGATCTCGTTCATCCGCTTTTCGCTTTGGAGCTGGGAGGAACCGCTCTGGAATCCTTTCCCTTTCCTGAAAAAGGAACATTGATCATCGGATCTGAAGAACTTGGCGTCAGCCCCGCTTCTCTGGATGCTGCGGACAGCAGCCTGGGACGGGTGTCGATAAGAACGGGAGGTTTGAAGGGTTCCATCAACGTTTCTGTCGCCACGGGAATAGCACTTCAGAAATGGTTTAACACTTTTACCTTTTAA